A window from Leifsonia shinshuensis encodes these proteins:
- a CDS encoding type II toxin-antitoxin system HipA family toxin produces the protein MAKRERALALREARRPRELDDVDFLTGVSDVSRQGALRFRADATAPFLDPGHTVPRLVRLPELLRAADAAARDDDFAAVKELLDAGTGSLGGARPKAVVLGDDGRQLIAKFPHQSDEWDAMAWEATALDLAEQSGVRTASHRLIRVEGRHVLLLDRFDRAGGTGKAAPGRIGYISAMTLLEHHDGDSADYVDIAERLEEVSARPKDDARQLFRRVAVSVGLHNTDDHLRNHGFLRDRAGWTLSPAFDVNPNPDPDLRQTTIAGAGDVSDEADGLRELARACRLSDAQAAEDIARAASVLAGWQDVATRNGIHRSEISRFESTFVAGLAALADASTPRERARAR, from the coding sequence ATGGCGAAGCGCGAGCGTGCACTGGCTCTGCGTGAGGCCCGACGACCGCGGGAGCTCGATGATGTCGACTTCCTGACCGGCGTCAGCGACGTCTCCCGGCAGGGCGCACTGCGCTTTCGTGCCGACGCGACGGCGCCCTTCCTCGACCCCGGCCACACCGTTCCCAGACTCGTCCGCCTCCCTGAACTGCTGCGTGCCGCGGATGCCGCCGCGCGCGACGACGACTTCGCGGCGGTCAAGGAGCTGCTGGACGCGGGAACCGGCTCGCTCGGCGGGGCGCGCCCGAAGGCCGTGGTCCTCGGAGACGATGGGCGTCAACTGATCGCCAAGTTCCCGCACCAGTCGGACGAGTGGGATGCGATGGCCTGGGAAGCGACAGCGCTCGACCTCGCCGAGCAGTCAGGCGTCCGCACCGCGTCTCACCGGCTGATCCGCGTGGAGGGCCGTCACGTCCTCCTGCTCGACCGGTTCGACCGGGCCGGCGGAACAGGGAAAGCTGCGCCGGGCAGGATCGGCTACATCAGCGCGATGACCCTTCTCGAGCATCACGACGGCGATTCGGCGGACTACGTCGACATCGCCGAGCGTCTGGAAGAGGTCAGTGCCCGGCCGAAGGACGACGCCCGGCAGCTCTTCCGCCGCGTCGCGGTCAGCGTCGGTCTGCACAACACCGACGACCATCTGCGGAATCACGGCTTCCTCCGCGATCGCGCGGGGTGGACGCTGTCGCCTGCCTTCGACGTCAATCCGAACCCGGATCCTGATCTCCGGCAGACGACGATCGCGGGCGCGGGCGACGTGTCCGACGAGGCGGACGGGTTACGGGAGCTCGCACGAGCCTGCCGGCTCTCCGATGCACAGGCCGCCGAAGACATCGCGCGCGCGGCGAGTGTTCTTGCCGGGTGGCAGGACGTCGCCACCCGGAACGGTATTCACCGGTCCGAGATCAGCCGCTTCGAGAGCACCTTCGTGGCAGGGCTCGCAGCGCTTGCGGATGCCTCCAC
- a CDS encoding helix-turn-helix domain-containing protein: protein MSGELPAKVIRAAGEIGDDLAAWRKILGLTTQQVAERADISRDSLRKLEHGDPTVGFHVVLRVARALGILETLTNALDPLNTDLGRARAALIDRQRVR from the coding sequence ATGTCGGGGGAACTGCCGGCGAAGGTTATTCGCGCTGCCGGAGAGATCGGTGACGACCTGGCGGCCTGGCGCAAGATTCTCGGGCTCACCACCCAGCAGGTGGCCGAGCGCGCCGATATCTCCCGTGACTCTCTCCGAAAGCTCGAGCACGGCGATCCGACAGTCGGCTTCCACGTCGTGCTCCGCGTGGCGCGTGCTCTCGGGATCCTGGAGACTCTGACGAACGCCCTCGACCCGCTGAACACCGACCTGGGTCGTGCCCGCGCAGCGCTGATCGATCGGCAGCGTGTGCGGTGA
- a CDS encoding MazG family protein — translation MGETVVPEAATKLDELVAVMARLRAPGGCPWDADQTHESLVQYLIEETYELIDAIETGDRDELLEELGDVLYQVLFHADIAAHTPGEDFDIQDVAAHMTAKMVGRHPHVFGDRAAADARTAETADDVVGFWDELKKQEKPGRTSVLDGIPQGMPSLALADKLLGRAEKVGLLDLQEQGGVQVGSEDELGPLLLAIVASAKAQGLDAERALRSTLRDLQGEIRDQEAATRESA, via the coding sequence ATGGGCGAGACAGTGGTCCCCGAGGCCGCGACGAAGCTCGATGAGCTGGTCGCGGTGATGGCCCGGCTGCGAGCCCCGGGTGGATGCCCGTGGGACGCCGACCAGACCCACGAGTCGCTGGTGCAGTACCTGATCGAGGAGACGTACGAGCTCATCGACGCCATCGAGACCGGCGACCGCGACGAGCTCCTCGAAGAGCTCGGGGACGTGCTCTACCAGGTGCTGTTCCACGCGGACATCGCCGCGCACACGCCGGGCGAGGACTTCGACATCCAGGATGTGGCGGCGCACATGACGGCGAAGATGGTCGGCCGCCACCCGCACGTCTTCGGCGACCGCGCCGCCGCCGACGCGCGAACGGCCGAGACCGCCGACGACGTGGTCGGCTTCTGGGACGAGCTGAAGAAGCAGGAGAAGCCCGGCCGCACGAGCGTGCTCGACGGGATCCCCCAGGGCATGCCCTCGCTCGCCCTCGCCGACAAGCTGCTCGGCCGCGCCGAGAAGGTCGGTCTGCTCGACCTGCAGGAGCAGGGCGGCGTCCAGGTCGGCAGCGAGGACGAGCTCGGCCCGCTGCTCCTCGCGATCGTCGCCTCGGCCAAGGCGCAGGGGCTGGATGCGGAGCGCGCCCTCCGCTCGACCCTCCGCGACCTGCAGGGCGAGATCCGCGACCAGGAGGCCGCGACGCGCGAGAGCGCGTGA
- a CDS encoding Na+/H+ antiporter NhaA: MSIIRSERTAAGLLLGAAALGLLLANTPVGPTLVDIQHAYLGGGFLKISVGHAISDGLLAIFFFIVAVELKHELVAGELNSVQKAIHPAIAAVAGVIVPAGLYLALTVGSGVQQGWPIPTATDIAFALGVLAVFGRGLPNRLRVFLLALAVLDDLIAILIIAVFFTTDPNLWELALAAVTVVLFGALSRMLRGRLRWPLGVLMVLLAALTWWLVYDSGVHATIAGVALGLAMARQPAGRVTHALEPWSNGVILPLFAFSAALVVIPQVSPSQLSPAFWAILIALPVGKVVGITLGGWLGSFTKKGPERGRISVFGLLTISALGGIGFTVSLLMNELAFAGAEEVRAEGTLAVLLGSAVSIVLAAILVSLLARRNRRLHPHPHPTGHGTAAAEVGAAGH, translated from the coding sequence ATGAGCATCATCCGCTCCGAGCGCACCGCCGCCGGCCTCCTGCTGGGCGCCGCCGCCCTCGGTCTCCTCCTCGCCAACACGCCGGTCGGGCCGACGCTGGTCGACATCCAGCACGCGTACCTCGGCGGCGGCTTCCTCAAGATCAGCGTGGGCCACGCGATCAGCGACGGACTGCTCGCGATCTTCTTCTTCATCGTCGCGGTCGAGCTCAAGCACGAGCTGGTCGCGGGCGAGCTGAACAGCGTGCAGAAGGCCATCCATCCGGCCATCGCGGCGGTCGCGGGCGTCATCGTGCCGGCCGGTCTGTACCTCGCACTCACCGTCGGCTCCGGCGTGCAGCAGGGCTGGCCGATCCCGACCGCCACCGACATCGCCTTCGCGCTGGGCGTGCTGGCCGTGTTCGGGCGCGGGCTGCCGAACCGGCTGCGGGTCTTCCTGCTCGCCCTCGCCGTGCTCGACGACCTGATCGCCATCCTGATCATCGCGGTGTTCTTCACCACCGACCCGAACCTGTGGGAGCTCGCGCTCGCGGCGGTCACCGTCGTCCTGTTCGGGGCCCTCAGCCGGATGCTGCGCGGACGGCTGCGCTGGCCGCTCGGTGTCCTCATGGTGCTGCTCGCGGCCCTCACGTGGTGGCTGGTGTACGACTCGGGCGTACACGCCACGATCGCGGGCGTCGCACTGGGGCTCGCGATGGCGCGGCAGCCCGCGGGACGCGTCACGCACGCGCTCGAGCCGTGGTCGAACGGGGTTATCTTGCCGCTGTTCGCGTTCTCGGCGGCGCTCGTCGTCATCCCGCAGGTGTCGCCCTCGCAGCTCTCCCCCGCGTTCTGGGCGATCCTCATCGCCCTGCCGGTCGGCAAGGTGGTCGGCATCACGCTCGGTGGATGGCTCGGGTCGTTCACGAAGAAGGGGCCCGAGCGCGGTCGCATCTCGGTGTTCGGGCTGCTGACGATCTCGGCGCTCGGCGGCATCGGGTTCACGGTGTCTCTGCTCATGAACGAGCTCGCCTTCGCCGGCGCCGAGGAGGTGCGCGCCGAGGGGACCCTCGCCGTGCTCCTCGGATCGGCGGTGTCGATCGTGCTGGCGGCCATCCTGGTCAGCCTGCTCGCCCGGCGCAACCGGCGGCTGCACCCGCACCCCCACCCGACCGGCCACGGCACGGCCGCCGCGGAGGTCGGCGCGGCCGGACACTGA
- a CDS encoding TIGR00266 family protein, with product MSEFTILPDVGRAGTFDYRVDYRPAFSMATLDLAPGQTVATQAGAMVSMSPSVELSSQLEGGVLGAVKRSVAGRSAFVSRFTATAGAGELTLAPSAPGDLVPLHLENGTYNIAAASYLASEPSLEIDTKWGGLSGFFGSDSLFIMRVSGQGVLLLTAFGSLHEKVLQPGERYIIDTGHVVAWDSSMDVRIQKATKSLFRSFTSGEMLVAEFTGPGTVLMQTRNLQAFVGAMGPFMNAGAGAGGGAAGVVGAGVAGGLIGGLLS from the coding sequence ATGTCTGAATTCACGATCCTCCCCGACGTCGGCCGCGCCGGCACCTTCGACTACCGCGTGGACTACCGCCCCGCCTTCTCGATGGCGACCCTCGACCTCGCGCCCGGACAGACCGTGGCGACGCAAGCGGGCGCCATGGTGTCCATGTCGCCGTCCGTCGAGCTCTCGTCGCAACTCGAAGGCGGCGTCCTCGGCGCCGTGAAGCGCTCGGTCGCAGGGCGCTCGGCGTTCGTCTCCCGCTTCACGGCGACTGCCGGCGCGGGCGAGCTGACCCTGGCGCCGTCCGCGCCGGGCGACCTGGTGCCGCTCCACCTCGAGAACGGCACCTACAACATCGCGGCCGCCAGCTACCTCGCAAGCGAGCCGTCGCTGGAGATCGACACCAAGTGGGGCGGCCTGAGCGGCTTCTTCGGCAGCGACAGCCTGTTCATCATGCGCGTCTCCGGACAGGGCGTGCTGCTGCTCACCGCCTTCGGCTCCCTCCACGAGAAGGTGCTGCAGCCGGGCGAGCGGTACATCATCGACACGGGACACGTCGTGGCCTGGGACTCGAGCATGGATGTGCGCATCCAGAAGGCGACGAAGAGCCTGTTCCGGTCGTTCACGTCGGGCGAGATGCTGGTCGCCGAGTTCACCGGTCCGGGCACCGTGCTCATGCAGACCCGCAACCTCCAGGCCTTCGTCGGCGCGATGGGGCCGTTCATGAACGCCGGCGCCGGAGCCGGAGGAGGCGCGGCCGGAGTCGTCGGCGCGGGCGTTGCGGGCGGCCTGATCGGCGGCCTGCTCTCCTGA
- the mfd gene encoding transcription-repair coupling factor, whose protein sequence is MILQGLVGALARESSFSDALAHAARDADFSLTDGLRAPLLAGLLRHRAEQGASQAVLLITATGRESESIRGALPCLLPEAEIVEFPAWETLPHERLSPSAEIVGKRLLALRKLTDWADGDQRTPFILVASVRAALQPLADNLTDYSTVELATGGRGFDLGGLSAQLVDLAYARVDMVTRRGEFAVRGGILDVFPPTADHPFRVDFFGDEVDQIRAFSVADQRSLPDPISSVALPPSRELLLSESVRQRAREMEHEFPSLSAMLAKIGEGIPVEGMESLAPALVDRLVPLTHYLPGGAAVAVLSPERVASRAVSLAETNREFLSAAWSAATVGAAAPIDLAAGDFMTLQQLRDSVKFSRPGAPSPDHPWWTMSGFQANDVLPEELELEEHLQVRIQAEAVPSFQGNVSGAVEHVRGRLRDGWQVAIVAAGNGLVERAADVLAEAELPARPVDEFPADPEPGIAYLIKATAEHGFEMPDIKLALISEAEFYGRTIGYDSRQVKKLATRRKNVVDPLQLKPGDYVVHETHGIGKFVELTQREVSSGGRNAVKSKREYLVLEYAPSKRGYPGDKLYVPTDQLDLLTRYVGGEAPQLSKMGGSDWAAAKGRARRAVRDIAVELVKLYSARMASKGHAFGPDTPWQRELEEAFPFAETHDQLQTIDEVKADMERPIPMDRLISGDVGFGKTEIAIRAAFKAVQDGKQVAMLVPTTLLVKQHAETFQERFAGFPIHLRQLSRFQTDKEARETLRGLADGTVDVVIGTHRILADGITFKDLGLVIIDEEQRFGVEHKEALKKLKTNVDILAMSATPIPRTLEMAVTGIREMSTLATPPEDRHPILTFVGPYSDKQVAAAIRRELLREGQVFFVHNRVGSITSMAAKLAELVPEARIGVAHGKMNEHALEQVVVDFWERRFDVLVSTTIIETGLDISNANTIIIDRADKYGLSQLHQLRGRVGRGRERAYAYFLWDEDKPLSETAHDRLSTIAANNDLGSGMQVALKDLEIRGAGNLLGGEQSGHIAGVGFDLYLRMIGEAVSTFRGEVAEGQTELRLELPVDAHIPEEYVDSERLRLEAYQKLSTASSPNAKDGQIDLVLEELTDRYGAPPEPVTNLIAVSRLRRAAQKAGLGEVVAMGSNLRLAPAVLPDSLQVRLQRMYPGSKYHAAPKVATVPLPRVNGEALDDADLIGWVADLLGALFPEKEPAAEQRAG, encoded by the coding sequence GTGATACTCCAGGGTCTGGTCGGCGCGCTTGCGCGCGAGTCCTCGTTCAGCGACGCGCTCGCCCATGCGGCGCGCGACGCCGACTTCTCGCTGACCGACGGCCTGCGCGCTCCGCTCCTCGCCGGGCTGCTGCGCCACCGCGCCGAGCAGGGCGCCTCCCAGGCGGTGCTGCTCATCACGGCGACGGGACGCGAGTCCGAGTCCATCCGCGGCGCGCTGCCCTGCCTGCTGCCGGAGGCCGAGATCGTCGAGTTCCCGGCGTGGGAGACCCTGCCGCATGAGCGCCTGAGCCCGAGCGCGGAGATCGTCGGCAAGCGGCTGCTCGCCCTGCGGAAGCTGACCGACTGGGCGGACGGCGACCAGCGCACGCCGTTCATCCTCGTGGCCTCCGTGCGTGCGGCGCTGCAGCCGCTCGCCGACAACCTCACCGACTACTCGACCGTCGAGCTGGCCACCGGCGGCCGCGGCTTCGACCTCGGCGGTCTGTCCGCCCAGCTGGTCGACCTCGCCTACGCGCGCGTCGACATGGTGACCCGGCGCGGCGAGTTCGCCGTGCGCGGCGGCATCCTCGACGTCTTCCCGCCGACGGCCGACCACCCGTTCCGCGTCGACTTCTTCGGCGACGAGGTGGATCAGATCCGCGCCTTCTCGGTGGCCGACCAGCGGTCCCTTCCGGACCCGATCTCGTCGGTCGCTCTGCCGCCGAGCCGTGAGCTGCTGCTCAGCGAGTCGGTGCGGCAGCGGGCGCGCGAGATGGAGCACGAGTTCCCGAGCCTGTCGGCCATGCTCGCCAAGATCGGCGAGGGCATCCCGGTCGAGGGGATGGAGTCGCTGGCTCCCGCGCTCGTCGACCGGCTGGTGCCTCTGACCCACTACCTGCCCGGGGGTGCCGCTGTCGCGGTGCTGTCGCCCGAGCGGGTCGCCTCGCGCGCGGTGAGCCTCGCCGAGACCAACCGCGAGTTCCTGTCGGCCGCCTGGAGCGCCGCCACCGTGGGGGCCGCCGCGCCGATCGACCTCGCGGCCGGCGACTTCATGACGCTGCAGCAGCTGAGGGACTCGGTGAAGTTCAGCCGCCCGGGAGCGCCCAGTCCCGACCATCCCTGGTGGACGATGAGCGGCTTCCAGGCCAACGACGTGCTGCCCGAAGAGCTGGAGCTGGAGGAGCACCTGCAGGTGCGCATCCAGGCCGAGGCCGTCCCGAGCTTCCAGGGGAACGTCTCCGGCGCGGTCGAGCACGTGCGCGGACGCCTCCGCGACGGCTGGCAGGTCGCGATCGTCGCCGCCGGCAACGGACTGGTGGAGAGGGCCGCCGACGTGCTCGCCGAGGCCGAGCTGCCGGCCCGTCCGGTGGACGAGTTCCCGGCCGATCCCGAGCCCGGCATCGCGTACCTGATCAAGGCGACTGCCGAGCACGGGTTCGAGATGCCGGACATCAAGCTCGCCCTGATCAGCGAGGCCGAGTTCTACGGCCGCACCATCGGCTACGACTCGCGCCAGGTGAAGAAGCTGGCTACGCGGCGCAAGAACGTGGTCGACCCGCTGCAGCTGAAGCCCGGCGACTACGTCGTGCACGAGACGCACGGCATCGGCAAGTTCGTCGAGCTCACCCAGCGCGAGGTGTCGAGCGGCGGACGCAACGCGGTCAAGTCGAAGCGCGAGTACCTGGTGCTGGAGTACGCGCCCTCGAAGCGCGGCTACCCCGGCGACAAGCTCTACGTGCCCACCGACCAGCTCGACCTGCTCACCCGCTACGTGGGCGGGGAGGCGCCGCAGCTGTCCAAGATGGGCGGCAGCGACTGGGCGGCGGCGAAGGGACGAGCGCGTCGCGCGGTCCGCGACATCGCCGTGGAGCTCGTCAAGCTCTACTCGGCGCGCATGGCGAGCAAGGGCCACGCGTTCGGTCCGGACACCCCGTGGCAGCGCGAGCTGGAGGAGGCCTTCCCCTTCGCCGAGACGCACGACCAGCTCCAGACCATCGACGAGGTGAAGGCCGACATGGAGCGGCCCATCCCGATGGACCGTCTGATCTCGGGCGACGTCGGCTTCGGCAAGACCGAGATCGCCATCCGTGCGGCGTTCAAGGCCGTGCAGGACGGCAAGCAGGTCGCCATGCTCGTGCCCACGACGCTGCTGGTGAAGCAGCACGCCGAGACGTTCCAGGAGCGCTTCGCCGGGTTCCCCATCCACCTCCGCCAGCTCAGCCGGTTCCAGACCGACAAGGAGGCGCGCGAGACGCTGCGCGGCCTGGCGGACGGCACGGTGGATGTGGTGATCGGCACCCACCGCATCCTCGCCGACGGCATCACCTTCAAAGACCTCGGCCTTGTGATCATCGACGAGGAGCAGCGGTTCGGCGTCGAGCACAAGGAGGCGCTGAAGAAGCTCAAGACCAACGTCGACATCCTCGCCATGAGCGCCACGCCGATCCCGCGGACGCTGGAGATGGCGGTCACCGGCATCAGGGAGATGTCGACGCTCGCCACCCCGCCCGAGGACCGGCACCCGATCCTCACCTTCGTGGGGCCGTACTCCGACAAGCAGGTCGCCGCGGCGATCCGGCGCGAGCTGCTGCGCGAGGGCCAGGTGTTCTTCGTGCACAATCGCGTCGGCTCGATCACGAGCATGGCGGCGAAGCTGGCCGAGCTCGTGCCCGAGGCCCGCATCGGGGTCGCCCACGGCAAGATGAACGAGCACGCCCTGGAGCAGGTGGTCGTCGACTTCTGGGAGCGGCGGTTCGACGTGCTGGTCTCGACCACGATCATCGAGACCGGCCTCGACATCTCGAACGCGAACACGATCATCATCGACCGCGCCGACAAGTACGGCCTCAGCCAACTGCACCAGCTGCGCGGCCGCGTCGGCCGTGGCCGCGAGCGCGCGTACGCGTACTTCCTCTGGGACGAGGACAAGCCGCTGAGCGAGACCGCGCACGACCGCCTGTCCACGATCGCGGCGAACAACGACCTCGGCAGCGGTATGCAGGTCGCGCTCAAAGACCTCGAGATCCGCGGCGCGGGCAACCTGCTCGGCGGGGAGCAGTCCGGCCACATCGCCGGCGTCGGCTTCGACCTGTACCTGCGGATGATCGGCGAGGCCGTCTCCACCTTCCGCGGCGAGGTCGCCGAGGGCCAGACCGAGCTGCGCCTGGAGCTGCCGGTGGATGCGCACATCCCGGAGGAGTACGTGGACAGCGAGCGCCTGCGGCTGGAGGCCTACCAGAAGCTGTCGACGGCGAGCTCGCCCAACGCGAAGGACGGCCAGATCGACCTCGTGCTCGAGGAGCTGACCGACCGCTACGGCGCTCCGCCGGAGCCGGTCACCAACCTGATCGCCGTGTCGCGGCTGCGCCGGGCGGCGCAGAAGGCGGGCCTCGGAGAGGTCGTTGCGATGGGCTCCAACCTCCGCCTGGCGCCGGCCGTGCTGCCGGACTCCCTGCAGGTGCGCCTCCAGCGCATGTACCCGGGCTCGAAGTACCACGCGGCGCCGAAGGTCGCGACGGTTCCGCTGCCGAGGGTGAACGGCGAGGCTCTGGACGACGCCGACCTCATCGGCTGGGTGGCGGACCTGCTCGGCGCCCTGTTCCCGGAGAAGGAGCCCGCCGCGGAGCAGCGCGCCGGCTGA
- a CDS encoding alpha/beta fold hydrolase, translating into MKLFSREWGTGDRYAVLVHGVMSDSRNWRRVGPVLADRGYHVIAVDLRGHGHSPRTDEYSAELMAQDIVDTVPDRPELVMGHSLGGLTVSLAIERLDPERVIYVDPAFSCPATNRFQQLLAPAFLRTLARQSAARIAKRNPRWDPADVAIEVETFRAFDRAVLPVVVTPSAMRAPEVMTVPSLVMLADNSQLVKPELAQRLRGEGYEVRIVPGSGHVINRDDHDGFMRALDGWI; encoded by the coding sequence ATGAAGTTGTTCTCGCGCGAGTGGGGCACCGGTGACCGCTACGCCGTCCTCGTCCACGGAGTGATGTCGGACTCGCGCAACTGGCGCCGCGTCGGCCCGGTGCTCGCAGATCGCGGCTACCACGTGATCGCCGTCGACCTCCGCGGGCACGGCCACAGCCCCCGCACCGACGAGTACTCGGCCGAGCTGATGGCGCAGGACATCGTCGACACCGTCCCGGACCGTCCCGAGCTCGTCATGGGCCACTCCCTCGGTGGCCTCACCGTGAGCCTCGCGATCGAGCGCCTCGACCCGGAGCGCGTGATCTACGTCGACCCGGCCTTCTCGTGCCCGGCCACGAACCGGTTCCAGCAGCTGCTCGCGCCCGCGTTCCTCCGCACCCTCGCACGCCAGTCCGCCGCCCGCATCGCCAAGCGCAACCCCCGCTGGGATCCGGCCGACGTCGCCATCGAGGTGGAGACCTTCCGGGCCTTCGATCGCGCGGTCCTGCCCGTCGTGGTGACCCCGTCCGCGATGCGCGCTCCCGAGGTGATGACCGTTCCCTCGCTCGTGATGCTCGCCGACAACTCGCAGCTGGTGAAGCCCGAGCTCGCGCAGCGCCTCCGCGGGGAGGGCTACGAGGTCCGGATCGTGCCCGGTTCCGGCCACGTGATCAACCGCGACGACCACGACGGCTTCATGAGGGCGCTGGACGGCTGGATCTGA
- the pth gene encoding aminoacyl-tRNA hydrolase: MESPRQAPAPGPSDGPWLVVGLGNPGPGYAATRHNVGQMVLDELASRGRLTFKTHKTNATVAEGRLTPGGPRFVLAKPNTYMNVSGGPVSQLLRFYSLDPSHLIVVHDELDIPFDTVRLKHGGGHGGHNGVRDVIAAIGTGDFTRVRVGVGRPPGSAGAADHVLKAFSATERKNLPILVADAADAVEQVAAEGLTPAQNRFHAR, translated from the coding sequence ATGGAATCACCCCGTCAGGCGCCCGCCCCGGGACCGTCGGACGGGCCGTGGCTCGTGGTCGGGCTCGGTAACCCCGGGCCCGGCTACGCCGCCACCCGTCACAACGTGGGTCAGATGGTGCTCGACGAGCTCGCCTCGCGCGGCCGTCTCACCTTCAAGACGCACAAGACGAACGCGACGGTCGCCGAGGGTCGGCTGACCCCCGGCGGCCCGCGGTTCGTCCTCGCCAAGCCGAACACGTACATGAACGTGTCCGGCGGGCCGGTGTCGCAGCTGCTGCGCTTCTACTCGCTCGACCCGTCGCACCTGATCGTGGTGCACGACGAGCTGGACATCCCGTTCGACACCGTCCGCCTCAAGCACGGAGGCGGCCACGGAGGCCACAACGGCGTCCGCGACGTGATCGCGGCGATCGGAACGGGCGACTTCACGCGCGTGCGCGTCGGCGTCGGCCGTCCCCCGGGTTCGGCGGGCGCCGCCGACCACGTGCTCAAGGCCTTCTCCGCGACCGAGCGCAAGAACCTGCCCATCCTCGTCGCAGACGCGGCGGATGCGGTCGAGCAGGTCGCCGCCGAGGGACTCACCCCGGCGCAGAACCGCTTCCACGCCCGCTGA
- a CDS encoding 50S ribosomal protein L25/general stress protein Ctc, producing the protein MADESNKVAAELRESFGKGAARKIRAAGKIPAVIYGHGTDPVHITVPAHQVGLLLRKANAVLDLDIAGKAELALVKDVQKDPVSQIIEHLDLILIRRGEKVTVEVPVHIEGEPYSGTIAMLEVSTIRLETEATHIPERIVIDVTDAPEGTQYLAKDFALPQGSTLAEDEELLIVNIAVPASARAEDEETAAAEAAAEAEAGESAE; encoded by the coding sequence ATGGCAGACGAGTCCAACAAGGTCGCAGCCGAGCTGCGCGAGAGCTTCGGCAAGGGCGCGGCGCGCAAGATCCGCGCGGCCGGCAAGATCCCCGCCGTCATCTACGGTCACGGCACCGACCCCGTCCACATCACCGTCCCGGCCCACCAGGTCGGCCTGCTGCTGCGCAAGGCGAACGCGGTCCTCGACCTCGACATCGCCGGCAAGGCCGAGCTCGCCCTGGTCAAGGACGTGCAGAAGGACCCGGTGTCGCAGATCATCGAGCACCTCGACCTCATCCTCATCCGCCGCGGTGAGAAGGTCACCGTCGAGGTGCCCGTGCACATCGAGGGCGAGCCGTACTCCGGCACTATCGCCATGCTCGAGGTGAGCACCATCCGCCTCGAGACCGAGGCCACCCACATCCCGGAGCGCATCGTCATCGACGTCACCGACGCTCCCGAGGGCACCCAGTACCTGGCCAAGGACTTCGCCCTCCCGCAGGGCTCGACCCTGGCGGAGGACGAGGAGCTCCTCATCGTCAACATCGCGGTGCCGGCGTCCGCCCGTGCCGAGGACGAGGAGACCGCCGCGGCCGAGGCCGCCGCGGAGGCCGAGGCCGGCGAGAGCGCCGAGTAA
- a CDS encoding SRPBCC family protein, whose product MWTTQHSAGTGAPASVVWSALRDLHSGTPLGPASDRFELHGPFAVGTTVTVTPQGQDSMTSEIVELEPERVYADRTAFGGLTLTFRHTLAPHSDGGTDVTHTLEIDGEDADAVGPELGPQIAGDFPVAMAELLRAAEVRVAEARAEAEAAESQADRG is encoded by the coding sequence ATGTGGACCACCCAGCACAGCGCCGGAACCGGCGCCCCCGCCTCCGTCGTCTGGTCGGCGTTGCGCGACCTGCACAGCGGCACCCCGCTCGGCCCGGCCAGCGACCGCTTCGAGCTGCACGGACCCTTCGCCGTCGGCACCACGGTCACGGTGACGCCGCAGGGCCAGGACTCGATGACGTCCGAGATCGTCGAGCTGGAGCCGGAGCGCGTCTACGCCGACCGCACCGCCTTCGGCGGGCTGACGCTCACGTTCCGGCACACGCTGGCCCCCCACTCCGACGGCGGCACGGACGTGACGCACACCCTGGAGATCGACGGCGAGGACGCGGACGCGGTCGGCCCGGAGCTGGGGCCGCAGATCGCCGGGGACTTCCCGGTCGCGATGGCGGAGCTGCTGCGGGCGGCGGAGGTGCGGGTCGCGGAGGCGCGGGCGGAGGCGGAGGCGGCCGAATCGCAGGCGGACCGTGGCTGA
- a CDS encoding MarR family transcriptional regulator, translating into MAEAGEVGAGGSSGRAQAGLGSRFPVAAQSPGLLLWRVTNRWQARMRAALAPHELTHVQYVLLASLTWLADREPERLVTQVDLAAFADTDPMMTSQVVRALERGGLVERLPHPTDGRARVLRPTREGAAAARRATADVEAADAAFFAAVDAPAFATQLAALAAPPPAG; encoded by the coding sequence GTGGCTGAGGCGGGCGAAGTCGGCGCCGGCGGTAGCAGCGGCCGCGCACAGGCGGGCCTGGGGAGCCGGTTCCCGGTCGCGGCGCAGAGCCCGGGGCTGCTGCTGTGGCGGGTTACGAACCGCTGGCAGGCGAGGATGCGCGCGGCGCTCGCCCCGCACGAGCTGACGCACGTGCAGTACGTGCTGCTCGCATCCCTCACCTGGCTGGCCGACCGCGAGCCCGAGCGGCTCGTGACGCAGGTCGACCTGGCGGCGTTCGCGGACACCGACCCGATGATGACGTCCCAGGTGGTACGGGCACTGGAGCGCGGCGGCCTCGTGGAGCGGCTGCCGCATCCCACCGACGGCCGCGCCCGCGTACTGCGCCCCACCCGCGAGGGCGCTGCGGCGGCCCGCCGCGCGACGGCCGACGTGGAGGCCGCCGACGCCGCCTTCTTCGCCGCGGTGGATGCGCCGGCCTTCGCGACGCAGCTCGCCGCGCTCGCGGCTCCCCCGCCCGCCGGCTAG